The Priestia megaterium NBRC 15308 = ATCC 14581 region AGCGGTGATAAGGAGTGGATCGTGTATGTATCGTACACAAGTAAATGGAAAAGAAATCATTTTGTTATTTTCAACGCTCGAAGCAGCAAAGAGCCGCAGCAACCTAGAGAAAGAGCAAATTTATAAGCGCGTATTGCATTTAAATGAGCAGCTGCTAATGTTTCAAAATGGAACAAGCTTCACCATTGGCGATCCGTTAGGATTAATTGTAGCTCAAGTGAAAAAAAGTGATTTGACAACCATATATATCGAACATATCATTGATAAACAGTTTATGTATGATGGAGAGGGGCATCGAGGTGAAGTAGTGTAACAAGGTGACACCTATATATGAAGAAGCGTACGGAGATACTCGTACGCTTCTTCATATATAGGATTAAAAATATGCGATTTTACAAGTATTAACAGGGATAAATAACAAAGTTTAATAAATTAAAGAAGAACAGTGAAACCATGAATAGCAATCACCTTTTTAGCTAAAAAATATAGATACACATCATCTTATGTAATGAGATAGTTAAGCTTTAAAATCAATGAACACGAGAGGTTTTATAAAGCTTAAATTGAAAAACGTGTGATTGTGACGTTAATTAGAAGTAAGGTTTGGAGGACGCTATGGAAAGTAGAAAAAAATTGGATTTACTTGCTCTTGCTTCTGTGCCACTTATCATGACCCTCGGAAATTCAATGTTAATTCCGGTATTGCCGGTGATTGAAAAACGTCTACAGATAAGCTCGCTGCAGGTATCCATGATTATCACGGTCTATTCAATTTTCGCTATTTTTTTAATCCCGATTGCTGGTTATTTATCAGATCGATTTGGCCGCAAGAAAATTATTATTCCAAGTTTGCTGCTTGCTGCAGTAGGAGGGGCTTTAACAGGCTGGGCTTCATGGCAAATGGCCAATCCTTTCTGGGTTATTTTAATTGGCCGCGCGATTCAAGGAATAGGTTCAGCAGGAGCTATGCCTGTTGTGATGCCTTGTGTAGGAGATATGTTCAAAGACGAGCAAGAAATTACAAAAGGACTAGGTTTAATTGAAACAGCTAATACGTTTGGGAAAGTACTAAGCCCAATACTGGGAGCTTTTTTAGCGGCTATGATTTGGTTTCTTCCTTTTTGGTTCATTCCTATTCTTTGCCTTATTTCGATTCTTTTGGTTATCTTTTTAGTAAAAGTTCCGAAAAATGATAGTTCTTCTGAATCTGAACAAAAAAAGAAAAGTATTAAGCAGTTTTTGAAGGATTTGAAGAAAACGCTCAAAGAAAATATTGGATGGCTTATGGCTATTTTTATTTTAGGCGCCATTATTATGCTTGTATTATTCGGTGTTTTATTTTACCTATCGACCATACTAGAGGAGCGTTATCATATTGTGAATACGAAAAAAGGTTTAGTGATGGCTATTCCTTTGCTCGCTTTATCTATTTCTTCTTTTGTGGCGGGGAAAAAAGTTGGAAACAATAAAATCGTTATGAAGTGGTCTGCTTTTTTTGGCTTCTTATTGTTAACATGTTCTTTCATCATTTTATTTTTTAATACGTCTCTTTTTAGTATTTTACTCACTTTAGTGCTTGGTGGAATTGGAATTGGAGCAGCTCTTCCCAGTCTTGATGCGCTTATTACAGAAGGAATTGAAAAGGAAGAGAGAGGAACCATTACGTCTCTTTACAGTTCGATGCGCTTTGTAGGAGTAGCAGCTGGGCCTCCCCTTTATACATTGCTTATGAAGTGGTCGGACATGGCTGTGTTCCAAACGTCTCTAGGGGTTAGTGCGGTAGGTGCCATTTTAGTTTTAAAAGCGATTAAACCAAAGCCTGAAGGTGGCGTAAAACTGAAGAAAGCTGAAGTGTGATTTTATAGAGCTGTCTTATGATAAAAGACGGCTCTTTGCTATTTAAAGACCCGTCAATATGCTTAAATTTATATTGTGTCTAGAAAAAATCCTTGAAATTTCTTATACTTCAATTTATAGACAGCAGATGCAATAGTTCTTATTTTATTGAATAAGGTGGTTTTGAATTGAGTATAAATTATCAGAAATTAAAAAGCATGGTGGATCATTATCAAATATTTGATCTTGTAGCGTATATAACAGAAGAAGTACAAAGCCTTCAACCAAAGAGCCTTACGGGGATTGTGAAAGAATGGTTAGCAAACTTACAAACGGAAGAAGAGCTGTACGAGCTTATCCGCTTTTGTGATGAAGCTTTATTAAATCGTTTAAGTCGAATGTTAACGACATATGGATATCGTCGATTTGGCTCGATTCGAATGGTGACTCTTTATTGTGATGATCTCCTGCGAGAAGGCAAGATACTCGACGCTGATGATAGACTTTCTTTATTAATTTCTCAGCTGGATACGGAATCAGTTAAAGAGGAACAGCTTGAGAAAATCTATTTTTTAAAGGTAAGAATTCTTTTAGAAATGAAACAAGTGGATGAAGCTTCTGAGTGGATGAAACAAGTAACGTCCCATAATCAAAAGGGTATGGCTGACAGATGGGGCTATTTTTATTTGCAGCTCAACGACAGAATGAAAGCTGAAGCCTGCTTAAAAGAAGGAACGACATATAAGAAGAATGGAGATTTTTGCTATGCAATGCTCGCAGACTTATATGCGTATGAGGGGAAGCATAAACAATCGCTTGAAAAAATTAACGAGGCTATTGTCCGCTACCCACAGCTTCCGTCTTTATATATGGATAAAGTGATGCGATTAAAAGATTTAAAAGAGTATTCTCTCTTGCTTGAAACAATTGAATTTATCGATTCAAAGTTACCCTATCACGATTATCAAGATTTTTTTACGCTGCTGCGCGCCGACATTTATTTTGAACAGCAGCAGCAATC contains the following coding sequences:
- a CDS encoding MFS transporter, whose amino-acid sequence is MESRKKLDLLALASVPLIMTLGNSMLIPVLPVIEKRLQISSLQVSMIITVYSIFAIFLIPIAGYLSDRFGRKKIIIPSLLLAAVGGALTGWASWQMANPFWVILIGRAIQGIGSAGAMPVVMPCVGDMFKDEQEITKGLGLIETANTFGKVLSPILGAFLAAMIWFLPFWFIPILCLISILLVIFLVKVPKNDSSSESEQKKKSIKQFLKDLKKTLKENIGWLMAIFILGAIIMLVLFGVLFYLSTILEERYHIVNTKKGLVMAIPLLALSISSFVAGKKVGNNKIVMKWSAFFGFLLLTCSFIILFFNTSLFSILLTLVLGGIGIGAALPSLDALITEGIEKEERGTITSLYSSMRFVGVAAGPPLYTLLMKWSDMAVFQTSLGVSAVGAILVLKAIKPKPEGGVKLKKAEV